In Bacillota bacterium, the DNA window ATCAAAATTCGATTCAGGCAAAAAGTCTTCCCTGCATACCTCAGCACCTCCAAAAATCATGTCATTTAACTTGGCTTTATCAAATATTATACATGTATACCCATTATAGGAAAAGCATGCACCTTTATCATCATTTATAAATTCCAGGTTGTCAATAAATCTATTATCATAGATTTCATAAAAATGCTGTTTTAAAGATTCCATAAATCCTTTGAAATTAACTATTTTTATTGTCCCGCTAAGCCTCTTTTCTTCTAGCGGTATATTTTTCTCTCTACAATAGTCTATAGCTGACTGGTGATAAGTCATAAGCCTCCCTTTTATGCTTTCAAGACCATATTCTTCTATAAGCTTGGAACATGCATCAATTATTAGTTCTCTTGGCCCGGCGCAGTCATATATAGTTGCTGTATTTCCGTCAATAACCATATAGAAGTAGGCTTTATAATTGCCTTTATCCTCAATTATATATGTTTTCTTCTGTGCCGACTTTTTCATAACAAACTTAGAAGAATTTAGCAACTCATAAAATTTATCATAATGGCGTACAAACCTTATGCTTTCCTGTCTATAAAGGTCCACAAGTTTCTCAAAACACTTCTGGCCAGATGTCTGGACATTGAATTCCCTGATATTATAGTTACATGTATTGTAGTTATTTAACAAGTTATTTAGAGCTTTATTGCCGTTATTTCCAGTAATACTATAGACATACATTAATCCTGCCGGCATACTTCCAATATTTCTATACAACCGCCTATCCCCGGATATTAGAAGTACATCAACACCCTCTTTGTTCATTTTATTAAGACAATCATCAAGAAGCATGGATGCATAACCTCTACCCCTATATTCTTTCAATGTAGCAACTCCCCCAAGAGATGCGATATTAATATTGCATCCGTATATGGATACTGTACCTGGAAGATAATTTATATTTGAAACAGGCTTTCCATCTTCCACAATAACTCGTATATTATCTATATTTTCTTCGCAAAACAAATCAGGAAACTCTTGAAACATTGACTGAGTAGCATCCTCAAAGTTACGGAAAACTTCATTGGACAGGCTTTCCACCAAAGGCAGTTCATCAACTCTTGCAGCTCTTGGTCCTTCCATTATATATCCCTCCTAAAGAAAGTTTTACACTCCAACCAGTCTTGCAATTTTTGCCGGCATTAGTTATGGCAAACAAAACGCCCTCTACTCCCCATAACACTATCCCTTCCATTAAAATTAATTGTACTATATGGATAATTATTTTGCAATATGATAAAAATAAAGCCCTTAGAGGCTGTAGATTAGAACGGGAGATTAACAAAAACGTTGTTCTAAATAAAGCAAGGTCGATTTTGCACATAGCTGAATTTACAGCCTCTAAAGCCTGTAGTGATTATAAGTCTCACAAAAGGTCATCAAGAATAGGCTTAAGCCCTACTGGCGTTACCGTATTGTCTGCCAGTTTATCAACAACTCTGCTTGTTTCATTAACACAGCAGGAAAAATTAAGGACGCTATTTTCTTCAAAGCAGGTATCATTAATCTTTTTAACTATACTGATTCCATATACTTTTTTTCCGGCAAGCTCACTTTTGTAGTCAATATTACTTTCAAGCAAGTAATATTCGAGCTCCATAGGAATGTCGTGGAAATAATCGTTAGATTCTTTTAACACAAGTTTTCTCTTTAGAAATTTAGTAACCAATTCATTTCTACCTCCCAAACTTCATATTTTTATTTATTACATTATTATTATACAATAATTTACTAAAAATTACAATAGTGTTAATTAATATTATTATATCCATTATATTATATGTCTGTTATATACTTTCAGGAGGAGAATTTAAGGTATCGTCTTTTTTTTTGCTCATCTTGACTCATATTGATTTTTTACTTGTGGCTCGGGTAGCTCCCGTAGAAATGCCTCCATCAACAAGTATTGTTTGGCCTGTCACGTATTTGCTTTCGTCTGATGCCAGGAATATAATTATCCCATCAAGGTCATCAGGCTGGCCGGGGCGTTTCAGTGGTATTCTGTCGCATATATATTCAACCCATTCTTTATCTTCATACAGTACTTTGTTTTGTTCAGTTCTGAACCACCCGGGAGCAAGGCAGTTTACCGTTATACCGTATTTTCCCCAATCATCTGCCAGGCTCATGGTCATCTGTTTAACTCCGCCCCTGCTTGCACAATAAGGTGTAATTCCTGCATAACCAAAGACACTGGTAACAGAGCCTATATTTATTATCCGTCCGTACTTTCTCGGTATCATCTTTCTCGCTACAGCCTGGGCAACAAAAAATGAACCCCGAAGATTGGTATCAAGGACTGTATTCCAGTCGTCCCATGTTATTTCCAAAGCAGGTTTCCTAATATTACAACCCGCATTATTAACAAGAATATCTATTTTCCCGTATTCTTCATACGCCTTTTCTACCATTTTTTGTATACTATTATAATCACAGACATCCAGTTCCACAGGCAATGCTTTTCTCCCCAGGGACTCAATTTCTCCCCTAAACTTCTCAAGAGAATTTATGTTCCTGCTTGTTATTACAAGGTCTGCACCGGCTCTTGCCAAAGCACGCCCAAAATATTGCCCCAACCCTCTGCTGGTCCCGGTAATTATTGCAACTTTTCCCGTTAAATCAAACATATTATCAGCCACTTAAACCACTCTCCCAATATTTTATTTTTCTCACGGTTTTAATATAACTTTCATTAAACCCGGTTCTTTATCATATAACCGTTTAAACCAGGCAGCACCCTCCTCCAATGGCGCAACGGCACTGATAAAAGTGTCTATATCAACAGCACCCCCTGCTATCATATCAAGACATCTTTCATATTCTCCAGCTGAAGCGCAACTTCCATTCAAGGTAATTTCCCTGGTTACAACCAATTGTAAAGGCAGCTCAACAACAGGAGACAGATTTCCTACTATTGTTGCTAATCCACCTTTCTTCAGGCATTTTACTGCAATATCCAAAGTGGATGAAATACCTACTACTTCGAAAGATACATCTACACCCCTGTTTTTAGTAATATTATATATTTCTTCCACAACATTTCCCCCGTCTGCCTTAATCCCCGCAAAAGCGCCAAATTTTTCAGCAAACTG includes these proteins:
- a CDS encoding GNAT family N-acetyltransferase gives rise to the protein MEGPRAARVDELPLVESLSNEVFRNFEDATQSMFQEFPDLFCEENIDNIRVIVEDGKPVSNINYLPGTVSIYGCNINIASLGGVATLKEYRGRGYASMLLDDCLNKMNKEGVDVLLISGDRRLYRNIGSMPAGLMYVYSITGNNGNKALNNLLNNYNTCNYNIREFNVQTSGQKCFEKLVDLYRQESIRFVRHYDKFYELLNSSKFVMKKSAQKKTYIIEDKGNYKAYFYMVIDGNTATIYDCAGPRELIIDACSKLIEEYGLESIKGRLMTYHQSAIDYCREKNIPLEEKRLSGTIKIVNFKGFMESLKQHFYEIYDNRFIDNLEFINDDKGACFSYNGYTCIIFDKAKLNDMIFGGAEVCREDFLPESNFDVFADFFSRVFPIPFVDPLSLNFI
- a CDS encoding glucose 1-dehydrogenase produces the protein MADNMFDLTGKVAIITGTSRGLGQYFGRALARAGADLVITSRNINSLEKFRGEIESLGRKALPVELDVCDYNSIQKMVEKAYEEYGKIDILVNNAGCNIRKPALEITWDDWNTVLDTNLRGSFFVAQAVARKMIPRKYGRIINIGSVTSVFGYAGITPYCASRGGVKQMTMSLADDWGKYGITVNCLAPGWFRTEQNKVLYEDKEWVEYICDRIPLKRPGQPDDLDGIIIFLASDESKYVTGQTILVDGGISTGATRATSKKSI